One Cherax quadricarinatus isolate ZL_2023a chromosome 17, ASM3850222v1, whole genome shotgun sequence genomic window carries:
- the LOC128686428 gene encoding uncharacterized protein isoform X2 — protein sequence MPSSGWLTSITRHLSRTPTLPHAHACDPQGGGNSIATVSSQDPRDGSPSHTPPSRPTTPWRLDTLDEEIQQAHSSSSTGPNPAPSTGNGPNPAPSTGNGPASKHYHGPHAGGVSADSMMNEYDDGSHIEPHTSRPISTLSSRPTSAASQFISTASRPSPDTSPRPASAASRLSAPAAHSRMRVQSQVHNPAASLPQQVGEPLTYVPHPVDDNMETRSHHYHIPAVIPPLYERPVAAPTPASTRCNTPIWDADGEKRVRFLEPEVVGDNPSRPSSVTSQYSQVVKNSTRFAFESAQGLTGEVVSSHNTRFCNCPCHFIPMSRRNVGVQVRRNDPEPPRRPRHYRLFLTPTTQGLDDLTLATKSFSLVTRALLSQVGVMVLVVAWWVAGAAIFSSVEGAAESETVNRMAALRTDLVLGLATELRQVLPYEAVWRSKIELYMERLELAVLDAARAGYASRAPTWTMSGALLYSASLTTLVGPSGMTLRTSFSRVFAVLFSLVGAPLVLLLAISGAFTIREGMGKAWAWRCGYGKQARIADGNGEVMEGRAGQYGSGRGVSALSTLNLAGRPQSSTSAGVSPGATEPSTHFTPNGPWERSGSTGLSNSAKNKLPIGMSDLQQQSRVPTLDSTLGSISGLSSTPRDTDQSSSSSASNSVTGTGPNNSQYRTISSEQAFPGGVDPTIQRQSRTGNPQASRRTHAVPWVIYLALLIVYIILGLAIFAPIQRWSLPSSLYIVFSTLLTLDHDSLGEKQQLGTSRVIVPYVVYMLLGVVLVATLVMSVWSSLCSSLVNTGKYLTVVRPTPR from the exons ATGCCCAGTAGTGGGTGGCTGACATCTATCACCAGACACTTGAGTCGCACGCCCACGCTGCCCCACGCCCACGCCTGTGACCCACaaggtggtggtaacagtattgCCACTGTGTCCTCTCAG GATCCCCGGGATGGTTCCCCGTCTCACACTCCGCCAAGCCGGCCAACGACACCTTGGCGTCTGGACACTCTGGACGAGGAGATCCAAcaagcacacagcagcagcagcaccggacCGAACCCGGCACCGTCTACCGGCAACGGACCGAACCCGGCACCGTCTACCGGCAATGGACCGGCCTCTAAACACTATCATGGTCCTCACGCAG GTGGCGTGTCAGCTGACAGCATGATGAACGAGTACGATGATGGCTCACACATTGAACCCCACACTTCCCGTCCCATCTCGACGCTCTCTTCCCGACCGACTTCAGCAGCTTCACAGTTCATTTCTACAGCTTCGCGTCCCTCTCCAGACACCTCGCCACGCCCTGCCTCGGCTGCCTCCCGTCTCTCTGCACCGGCGGCGCACTCGCGTATGCGTGTCCAAAGTCAGGTCCACAACCCTGCTGCCTCCCTACCCCAGCAG GTGGGTGAGCCGCTTACTTATGTGCCACACCCAGTGGATGATAACATGGAGACAcggagccaccactaccacatccctGCGGTGATCCCTCCTCTGTACGAGCGTCCCGTGGCTGCTCCCACGCCAGCCTCCACGCGGTGCAACACTCCCATCTGGGATGCTGACGGAGAGAAGAGAGTTAGGTTCCTCGAACCTGAG GTTGTGGGAGACAACCCATCTCGACCTTCCAGCGTCACTTCCCAGTACTCGCAGGTTGTCAAAAACTCCACCAGGTTCGCCTTCGAGTCGGCCCAG GGCCTGACGGGGGAGGTGGTGAGCAGCCATAACACTCGATTCTGCAACTGTCCCTGTCACTTCATCCCTATGTCTCGTCGTAACGTTGGGGTGCAGGTACGACGGAACGACCCGGAGCCACCACGACGACCACGACACTACCGTCTTTTCCTCACCCCTACCACCCAAGGTCTGGACGACCTCACCTTGGCCACCAAGTCCTTCAGTTTGGTGACTCGAGCGTTACTCTCGCAG gtgggtgtgatggtgctggtggtggcgtggtgggtggcaggggcgGCGATATTCTCCTCTGTAGAAGGCGCAGCAGAGAGCGAGACTGTCAACAGGATGGCCGCCCTCAGGACCGACCTAGTGCTGGGACTGGCCACCGAACTAAGACAA GTACTGCCCTACGAGGCTGTATGGAGGAGCAAGATAGAGCTGTACATGGAGCGTCTAGAGCTGGCCGTCTTGGACGCTGCTAGAGCCGGCTACGCCTCCAGAGCTCCCACCTGGACCATGTCTGGCGCTCTACTCTACTCTGCCTCTCTCACCACCCTCGTGG GTCCCAGTGGCATGACGCTACGCACCAGCTTCAGTCGTGTCTTTGCCGTCCTCTTCTCCCTGGTCGGAGCGCCTCTCGTCCTGCTGCTAGCCATCAGCGGAGCTTTCACCATTCGCGAGGGAATGGGAAAGGCGTGGGCGTGGCGCTGTGGATATGGTAAACAAGCAAGAATCGCCGATGGAAACGGTGAAGTGATGGAAGGGCGTGCGGGGCAGTATGGCAGCGGGCGAGGAGTTTCTGCTCTAAGTACCCTCAATTTGGCCGGCAGACCTCAGAGTTCAACTAGTGCGGGTGTTAGCCCCGGGGCTACAGAGCCTAGTACCCACTTCACTCCTAATGGTCCCTGGGAACGATCCGGCTCAACAGGGCTATCCAACAGTGCCAAAAATAAACTTCCCATAGGAATGTCCGACCTTCAGCAGCAGTCCCGGGTGCCAACACTAGACTCTACTCTCGGCTCCATCAGTGGTCTCTCCTCAACACCAAGAGATACAGACCAAAGTAGTTCCTCGAGTGCCTCGAATAGTGTTACTGGAACTGGTCCAAACAACTCCCAGTATAGGACTATATCAAGTGAACAAGCCTTTCCCGGAGGTGTGGACCCCACAATACAGAGACAGAGCAGAACAGGGAATCCACAGGCATCGAGGCGTACCCACGCGGTGCCCTGGGTGATATACCTTGCCCTATTGATTGTGTATATTATTTTAGGACTGGCCATCTTTGCCCCTATCCAGCGATGGAGTCTACCCTCCTCGCTCTATATCGTGTTCAGCACACTGCTCACCCTGGACCACGACTCCCTTGGGGAGAAGCAGCAGCTGGGGACGAGCAGAGTAATCGTGCCCTATGTGGTGTATATGTTGCtgggggtggtgttggtagcAACACTGGTCATGAGCGTGTGGTCATCACTCTGCAGCTCTCTAGTCAACACGGGAAAGTACCTCACCGTCGTCAGACCAACGCCAAGATAA
- the LOC128686428 gene encoding uncharacterized protein isoform X1, whose product MAPYGMPSSGWLTSITRHLSRTPTLPHAHACDPQGGGNSIATVSSQDPRDGSPSHTPPSRPTTPWRLDTLDEEIQQAHSSSSTGPNPAPSTGNGPNPAPSTGNGPASKHYHGPHAGGVSADSMMNEYDDGSHIEPHTSRPISTLSSRPTSAASQFISTASRPSPDTSPRPASAASRLSAPAAHSRMRVQSQVHNPAASLPQQVGEPLTYVPHPVDDNMETRSHHYHIPAVIPPLYERPVAAPTPASTRCNTPIWDADGEKRVRFLEPEVVGDNPSRPSSVTSQYSQVVKNSTRFAFESAQGLTGEVVSSHNTRFCNCPCHFIPMSRRNVGVQVRRNDPEPPRRPRHYRLFLTPTTQGLDDLTLATKSFSLVTRALLSQVGVMVLVVAWWVAGAAIFSSVEGAAESETVNRMAALRTDLVLGLATELRQVLPYEAVWRSKIELYMERLELAVLDAARAGYASRAPTWTMSGALLYSASLTTLVGPSGMTLRTSFSRVFAVLFSLVGAPLVLLLAISGAFTIREGMGKAWAWRCGYGKQARIADGNGEVMEGRAGQYGSGRGVSALSTLNLAGRPQSSTSAGVSPGATEPSTHFTPNGPWERSGSTGLSNSAKNKLPIGMSDLQQQSRVPTLDSTLGSISGLSSTPRDTDQSSSSSASNSVTGTGPNNSQYRTISSEQAFPGGVDPTIQRQSRTGNPQASRRTHAVPWVIYLALLIVYIILGLAIFAPIQRWSLPSSLYIVFSTLLTLDHDSLGEKQQLGTSRVIVPYVVYMLLGVVLVATLVMSVWSSLCSSLVNTGKYLTVVRPTPR is encoded by the exons ACGGGATGCCCAGTAGTGGGTGGCTGACATCTATCACCAGACACTTGAGTCGCACGCCCACGCTGCCCCACGCCCACGCCTGTGACCCACaaggtggtggtaacagtattgCCACTGTGTCCTCTCAG GATCCCCGGGATGGTTCCCCGTCTCACACTCCGCCAAGCCGGCCAACGACACCTTGGCGTCTGGACACTCTGGACGAGGAGATCCAAcaagcacacagcagcagcagcaccggacCGAACCCGGCACCGTCTACCGGCAACGGACCGAACCCGGCACCGTCTACCGGCAATGGACCGGCCTCTAAACACTATCATGGTCCTCACGCAG GTGGCGTGTCAGCTGACAGCATGATGAACGAGTACGATGATGGCTCACACATTGAACCCCACACTTCCCGTCCCATCTCGACGCTCTCTTCCCGACCGACTTCAGCAGCTTCACAGTTCATTTCTACAGCTTCGCGTCCCTCTCCAGACACCTCGCCACGCCCTGCCTCGGCTGCCTCCCGTCTCTCTGCACCGGCGGCGCACTCGCGTATGCGTGTCCAAAGTCAGGTCCACAACCCTGCTGCCTCCCTACCCCAGCAG GTGGGTGAGCCGCTTACTTATGTGCCACACCCAGTGGATGATAACATGGAGACAcggagccaccactaccacatccctGCGGTGATCCCTCCTCTGTACGAGCGTCCCGTGGCTGCTCCCACGCCAGCCTCCACGCGGTGCAACACTCCCATCTGGGATGCTGACGGAGAGAAGAGAGTTAGGTTCCTCGAACCTGAG GTTGTGGGAGACAACCCATCTCGACCTTCCAGCGTCACTTCCCAGTACTCGCAGGTTGTCAAAAACTCCACCAGGTTCGCCTTCGAGTCGGCCCAG GGCCTGACGGGGGAGGTGGTGAGCAGCCATAACACTCGATTCTGCAACTGTCCCTGTCACTTCATCCCTATGTCTCGTCGTAACGTTGGGGTGCAGGTACGACGGAACGACCCGGAGCCACCACGACGACCACGACACTACCGTCTTTTCCTCACCCCTACCACCCAAGGTCTGGACGACCTCACCTTGGCCACCAAGTCCTTCAGTTTGGTGACTCGAGCGTTACTCTCGCAG gtgggtgtgatggtgctggtggtggcgtggtgggtggcaggggcgGCGATATTCTCCTCTGTAGAAGGCGCAGCAGAGAGCGAGACTGTCAACAGGATGGCCGCCCTCAGGACCGACCTAGTGCTGGGACTGGCCACCGAACTAAGACAA GTACTGCCCTACGAGGCTGTATGGAGGAGCAAGATAGAGCTGTACATGGAGCGTCTAGAGCTGGCCGTCTTGGACGCTGCTAGAGCCGGCTACGCCTCCAGAGCTCCCACCTGGACCATGTCTGGCGCTCTACTCTACTCTGCCTCTCTCACCACCCTCGTGG GTCCCAGTGGCATGACGCTACGCACCAGCTTCAGTCGTGTCTTTGCCGTCCTCTTCTCCCTGGTCGGAGCGCCTCTCGTCCTGCTGCTAGCCATCAGCGGAGCTTTCACCATTCGCGAGGGAATGGGAAAGGCGTGGGCGTGGCGCTGTGGATATGGTAAACAAGCAAGAATCGCCGATGGAAACGGTGAAGTGATGGAAGGGCGTGCGGGGCAGTATGGCAGCGGGCGAGGAGTTTCTGCTCTAAGTACCCTCAATTTGGCCGGCAGACCTCAGAGTTCAACTAGTGCGGGTGTTAGCCCCGGGGCTACAGAGCCTAGTACCCACTTCACTCCTAATGGTCCCTGGGAACGATCCGGCTCAACAGGGCTATCCAACAGTGCCAAAAATAAACTTCCCATAGGAATGTCCGACCTTCAGCAGCAGTCCCGGGTGCCAACACTAGACTCTACTCTCGGCTCCATCAGTGGTCTCTCCTCAACACCAAGAGATACAGACCAAAGTAGTTCCTCGAGTGCCTCGAATAGTGTTACTGGAACTGGTCCAAACAACTCCCAGTATAGGACTATATCAAGTGAACAAGCCTTTCCCGGAGGTGTGGACCCCACAATACAGAGACAGAGCAGAACAGGGAATCCACAGGCATCGAGGCGTACCCACGCGGTGCCCTGGGTGATATACCTTGCCCTATTGATTGTGTATATTATTTTAGGACTGGCCATCTTTGCCCCTATCCAGCGATGGAGTCTACCCTCCTCGCTCTATATCGTGTTCAGCACACTGCTCACCCTGGACCACGACTCCCTTGGGGAGAAGCAGCAGCTGGGGACGAGCAGAGTAATCGTGCCCTATGTGGTGTATATGTTGCtgggggtggtgttggtagcAACACTGGTCATGAGCGTGTGGTCATCACTCTGCAGCTCTCTAGTCAACACGGGAAAGTACCTCACCGTCGTCAGACCAACGCCAAGATAA